Proteins encoded in a region of the Rutidosis leptorrhynchoides isolate AG116_Rl617_1_P2 chromosome 9, CSIRO_AGI_Rlap_v1, whole genome shotgun sequence genome:
- the LOC139866700 gene encoding septum site-determining protein minD homolog, chloroplastic — protein sequence MTSLRLLTQPPSFIHSFNTPLSNKSLNRKSPSPKPYRKSLPPIHSVLQYNRKPQLSGDTPRVVVITSGKGGVGKTTTTANIGLSLARLGFSVVAIDADVGLRNLDLLLGLENRVNYTVVEVLNGDCRLDQALVRDKRWSNFELLCISKPRSKLPLGFGGKALVWLVDALKDRPEGCPDFILIDCPAGIDAGFITAITPANEAVLVTTPDITALRDADRVTGLLECDGIRDIKMIVNRVRTDLIRGEDMMSVLDVQEMLGLALLGVIPEDSEVIRSTNRGFPLVLNKPPTLAGLAFEQAAWRLVEQDSMKAVMVEEEPKKKGFFSFFGG from the coding sequence ATGACATCTCTCCGGTTACTAACGCAACCCCCTTCATTTATACATTCATTCAACACCCCTCTTTCAAACAAATCACTAAACCGTAAATCACCGTCCCCAAAACCCTACCGCAAATCACTACCACCAATTCACTCCGTCCTTCAATACAATCGCAAACCCCAACTCTCCGGCGACACTCCCCGCGTCGTCGTCATCACCTCCGGCAAAGGAGGCGTCGGTAAAACTACCACCACCGCCAACATCGGCCTTTCCTTAGCTCGATTAGGTTTCTCCGTTGTTGCAATTGACGCCGACGTCGGTCTCCGTAACCTCGATCTCCTTTTAGGTCTCGAAAATCGCGTCAATTACACCGTCGTTGAAGTACTCAACGGCGATTGTCGGTTAGATCAAGCCCTAGTTCGTGATAAACGTTGGTCGAATTTCGAATTATTATGTATTTCAAAACCTAGGTCTAAATTGCCCCTAGGGTTTGGTGGAAAAGCCCTAGTTTGGTTAGTTGATGCATTGAAAGATAGACCAGAAGGATGTCCTGATTTTATACTAATTGATTGTCCTGCAGGAATAGATGCTGGTTTTATAACAGCGATTACGCCTGCCAACGAGGCGGTGTTAGTGACGACACCTGATATCACAGCGTTACGCGATGCAGATAGGGTTACAGGGTTATTGGAGTGTGATGGAATTAGGGATATAAAAATGATTGTGAATAGGGTTAGAACTGATTTAATTAGGGGAGAGGATATGATGTCGGTTCTTGATGTTCAAGAAATGTTGGGATTGGCATTGTTAGGTGTGATACCTGAGGATTCTGAGGTGATTCGAAGTACGAATCGAGGGTTTCCGCTTGTTTTGAATAAGCCTCCGACTTTAGCGGGGTTGGCTTTTGAACAAGCTGCTTggagattggttgagcaagatagtATGAAAGCAGTTATGGTTGAGGAAGAGCCGAAAAAGAAGGGATTTTTCTCGTTTTTCGGAGGGTAG